A stretch of the Arachis stenosperma cultivar V10309 chromosome 6, arast.V10309.gnm1.PFL2, whole genome shotgun sequence genome encodes the following:
- the LOC130936033 gene encoding probable inactive receptor kinase At2g26730, which yields MERNSFWVAFIASLFLLRMVNCVDYEVKSTMILFLAQLSGNDSHQNFTLNWKLGSDPCIDQWQGVECDTKNSSIKNLLLDKLSLSGTLDVAMLCNLHPLAASLTYLSLDGNGVHGGIPEEIGSCKQLTQLQLSGNQLSGTLPSSLSKLNNLKSLDISNNKFSGQLHPDLARISTLNMFLAQNNQLSGEIPPFNFSNFDRFDVSFNNFSGVIPDIHGHFTSESFLGNPQLCGDPLPKSCTGSPVPASKDSEERKESPVPAAAAGDNADERPKKSSKGPSKEQILMYSGYAAIGALVILLIVWKLCRRKKKEKRIEALNEKVETQGSAQKASHVSSEYRAGVSRSDFSLTSESGMVSQSLVVLSNSRNSMHELKLEDLLKAPAELIGRGKNGSLYKVILENGTTVVVKRIIDRSVPGRDFKQRMQILSQVKHPYVLSPLAFYCSKQEKLLVYEYQQNGSLFKLLHGAQKSFDWSSRLGIAATTAEALAFMHQELGQQGISHGNLKSSNILLNKNMEPCISEYGVMGGDDDQQQQHSSSFVSPFTSMSSSDHAAFKADVYGFGVILLELLTGKLVKSEGMELTEWVQSVVREEWTGEVFDRTLISEYASEERMVNLLQVAIRCVNRSPEARPSINQVALIINTIKEEEEKSLIYQV from the exons atggAGAGAAATTCTTTCTGGGTAGCCTTCATTGCATCCCTTTTCCTCCTAAGAATGGTTAATTGTGTTGATTATGAGGTCAAGAGCACAATGATACTCTTTCTTGCACAACTCTCTGGCAATGATAGTCATCAGAACTTCACTTTGAATTGGAAACTAGGCTCCGATCCCTGCATAGATCAATGGCAAGGTGTAGAGTGTGATACTAAAAACTCATCCATCAAGAATTTGCTTCTTGACAAGCTAAGCTTATCTGGAACTCTTGATGTTGCTATGCTTTGCAACTTGCATCCCCTGGCTGCATCTCTCACTTATCTTAGTCTCGACGGCAACGGCGTCCACGGAGGCATCCCGGAAGAGATTGGAAGCTGCAAACAACTCACTCAACTACAATTAAGCGGAAACCAACTTTCTGGAACCCTTCCTAGTTCACTTTCCAAGTTAAACAATTTAAAGAGTCTTGATATATCTAACAACAAATTTTCGGGACAGTTACATCCTGATTTGGCTAGAATCTCAACGCTGAATATGTTCCTAGCACAGAATAATCAGCTCAGTGGAGAAATTCCGCCGTTTAATTTCTCTAATTTCGACCGGTTTGATGTCTCCTTCAACAATTTCAGTGGAGTTATTCCAGATATACATGGACATTTCACCTCTGAAAGCTTCCTCGGTAACCCTCAACTCTGTGGCGATCCATTACCAAAGAGTTGCACCGGCTCGCCGGTGCCTGCTAGCAAAGATTCCGAAGAACGGAAGGAATCGCCGGTGCCTGCAGCCGCTGCCGGCGACAATGCTGATGAACGACCAAAGAAGTCATCAAAGGGCCCTTCAAAAGAGCAGATTCTTATGTATTCAGGCTATGCGGCGATTGGAGCTTTAGTGATCCTTTTAATTGTGTGGAAGCTGtgcagaagaaaaaagaaagaaaagagaattgAAGCATTGAATGAGAAAGTTGAAACTCAAGGTAGTGCTCAAAAAGCTAGCCATGTTTCAAGTGAATACAGAGCAGGAGTAAGCCGATCAGACTTCTCATTAACTTCGGAGAGCGGCATGGTTTCGCAATCACTCGTGGTTCTTTCGAATTCGAGGAATagtatgcatgaattgaaattagAAGACTTGCTCAAGGCTCCTGCTGAATTGATTGGAAGAGGAAAGAATGGTAGCCTTTATAAGGTGATTCTTGAAAATGGGACAACGGTGGTTGTGAAAAGGATCATCGATAGGTCTGTTCCCGGTCGCGATTTCAAGCAAAGAATGCAGATTTTGAGTCAAGTGAAGCACCCTTATGTGCTCTCACCTCTTGCTTTCTATTGCTCCAAGCAAGAGAAGCTTTTGGTCTATGAATATCAGCAAAATGGAAGTTTATTTAAGCTTCTACACG GTGCCCAAAAATCCTTCGACTGGAGCAGCAGGCTTGGGATTGCAGCCACGACCGCTGAGGCATTAGCTTTCATGCATCAAGAGCTTGGGCAACAAGGTATCTCACATGGCAACCTAAAATCATCCAACATTTTGCTAAACAAGAACATGGAGCCATGCATAAGTGAGTATGGTGTGATGGGTGGAGACGACgaccaacaacaacaacatagtTCATCTTTTGTTAGTCCTTTCACTTCCATGTCATCATCAGATCACGCCGCCTTCAAGGCCGATGTGTATGGATTCGGCGTCATTCTGCTCGAACTACTCACCGGAAAGTTGGTAAAGAGCGAAGGGATGGAACTGACGGAGTGGGTTCAGTCTGTTGTGAGGGAAGAATGGACGGGGGAAGTGTTTGATAGGACTCTGATATCAGAGTATGCAAGTGAAGAAAGGATGGTGAATTTGCTTCAGGTCGCTATAAGGTGTGTTAATCGTTCCCCTGAGGCTAGGCCAAGTATCAACCAAGTTGCTCTAATCATTAACACTAtaaaggaggaagaagaaaagtcTTTGATTTATCAAGTGTGA